CAGCTTCTTCAGTGATAGAGGCTGTACatatgaacaaattaatttatagtgtttattcacacatacatacagatatcTGTTTGTACATTGTGCTAGTACTTCTTTCATTGAGTGCAGCTGCCTCATTTCGCATGTGACTTTGGAAATAGATATTTTGCTGAAGAATCATGTAATGCATACACgtacaacctctggaggcataatgATGCTGTACAAGCTGTTCTggagtgttttttctttctttaaacaaCAAACTCACTAAGTCCCTTTATCAGCCATTATATAGCTGGCAGGTCATAAGAAGCTTCtgtaagtatctaaaatatctttcactgcacacaaaaactaagcactaaaactgaaataatataacaGAAACTCCAAGACATTGCAGGTGTAAGTGGTTATTAGTATATAGCATCTTTGAACATGTCCTGCCTAACAGGTTGTGCTTGTGCTTAATAACATGTATTAATGCATATATACAGTGTGTCTACGAAATGTGCTAAATAACCCCTAACCATTTCCTTCTTTAAAAAGGCAAGACAGACAGAAGAAACTAAGTGAGGAAGACTTTCTCACAGAACTGGTAAgaattaaactgtgtgtgtgtgtgtgtgtgtgtgtgtgtgtgtgtgtgtgcgtgcgtgcgtgtgtgtgtgtgtatgagggtggggggtggggggctgggcaGGGGGAGCATGATATCAACAGCGCAGAGGAAAGTATCTAACTGCATAAAAGATGAGCCAGTAAAACAATTTTGGGCACAATGCAAAGGTACTGGGAAATACGTATATGAATAGTCCTTCATAAGGAGCCATATAAACTTTTCATATGCTGTACATAGCAGTGTTAGAATTACTACAAACTCCCATGCTTATCCTAATAATCGCAAATAGGGATTACGTGTGTTATGACCCCAATTATCTTGCGAGTGGTATCACCATGACATACCAAATGACACACCATAAATATAATCTCCTTTGATTTAACTCAGTATTTTCTGCTTTATATCCCATCTTTGTGATATACAGCCCCAGCACAATTTTTACATTGAGATAGAATTTGATCTACTACTTCCAAGTCTTTCAATTTGAACACATTCTAATGGCGCTTGTATAAAACAGTCCtcttatgttttcatttcccagATGCAAAAATGACCTTTAGCTTTATTAAATGTCATCTTCCATGTTCCCTCCCACTTCTGAAATCTATTTCAATCTTCTGTAATTACCTCAGTAGTTCCAATCAGTGCTAATAGACCTTCAAGATTtgtgtaaataatgtaataatgtaataattctTCTAATAAAATCTCCATGGAGATAATTTATGGAAAGGATTTCTAAGCCCAGTACTGTCCTTTATAAAGTAACTTGATAACATATACATAAGGATGAAAAGCAAAATATTGCCATGAATTCCTAAACTTGGTCTATTGAACTGTCCCAGAACCTGCTGAAGTGGAGGGCAGAGGATCGTGCATGGCTAATGATGAATGAGAAGTATTACAGGCACAAGCAGAGCAAGGACAGGCTTCTGAGAGAGGCCCAAGAACAGAGGCAAAGAAAGGTGTCCTAACATTGGCTACAATATAGGGGGCATTTTAAACATGGATTACACATTGTGGCAAGCAGTTGTGTGATAAGCTGACAATGATACTTGCGAAACATTGTTCTCAAAGTTTGTTTATGCATGCATAACTGGCTCTACTCATGCACTAGCTAGAACATAATTCCAATGCCTGATTAACAGCATTATCTATTCCCAGACAGTCCAAAGTTAAACACAATTTGAGGTCCTCCACCAAAATGCACTTTCGACCCAAGTTCCACAATTGTCATAGCAGCTTCTTCACAACAAACAGAGCATCCCTGGCTCACTAACAGGTTCACTGAACGCTGCCATGGATAATTTAAGCCTGGAAGTCTTTATATGGTACGTGGATGGAGCCATTTGCAAAGGACGTAATGACCTTCAAAGACTTGGCCTTGTTTCATGCTGTCCATCTCAACAAAACTGTTTCCAAATATAAAATTTACATCTTTActtaatttctgaaaacatcCTTTAATTCCTTGGCCAGTTAAAAAGAATTAATAAATGGTTGTGCTgtcatgttttaatatttaacatgCTGTGTAAATGGTAGTGATCAAATCTCAATGCGTGTTCCTTTCAGAAACAAGCCTTGTTCGAGCAGAAATGTGCCAACCTGTGCAGGAAGATGGAggacaaaattaaaatgttggaGGAGACTCAGGACATAAAGAAAGAGCGTGCCATCAATATCAATGCCATGCTGTGGGATGAACCATTGTGCAGACCACCAAAGAAGGAACAATTACAACTGCCCAAAATTCCATCTTCGGAGAAGCAAGTTCAGTGGTCAGCCCTTGCAAGAATATATGGgtcaagaacaaacaaaaactacagAGTGAGTTAAACAAATCTCACTACTCTTGATTTGTGGATGGAATTTTACAGTCTTAGAGTTTAAAACCTCAAGTCTATCACATGGTACTGTGGTGTTGCTGCAGCAGATCAAATATGACTTGATTCCTTTTCAGAAACAAGCTGAGCAGAGCACCCAACAGAAAAGGAAGCAGAATAATGCAAAACTCCCTCAAGTTGTGACAGTGGATAAATCCCCCAAGACCCGGGCCCAGGAATCTACCCAGGGAAACAAGCAGAGTTTTCTGCCAAGGATTCCGTCTGTGGACCCACCTGCCCAGCAGTCTGTCCGGACAAGGAAATATTCACAGAGGCAAAGTAATGCTTTACAAGGTATGAGAGAGGACATACAGTATGAGCCATTACTAATATAATACATACTTTTTCATGTTATCCTTAAAGTTTGAAATATTCCTGTGCACTCCAGAATGGATGTTTGTGGTTCATGGAGCCATAAATTTGAATGGTAAATCAGGTTTTTCTGTGAAATTG
The nucleotide sequence above comes from Anguilla rostrata isolate EN2019 chromosome 7, ASM1855537v3, whole genome shotgun sequence. Encoded proteins:
- the LOC135259619 gene encoding fibrous sheath-interacting protein 2-like isoform X1 — encoded protein: MFPPVKTVVGGTSASIQMARSCATCKKLPVPSGIQLTLSRAKIGETLYKPVTDFLRTGPSMRVMMPSYNCLHDPHLRHYYQKKELKDKLRKGNFITEDNEVICSLKDYNMYEDYLRSLKMVADRSRVEEQMDRMSAFLEAQGKGFISKDVNVSEITDIFLEENEDNLQKLLQTELAWQDRQKKLSEEDFLTELNLLKWRAEDRAWLMMNEKYYRHKQSKDRLLREAQEQRQRKKQALFEQKCANLCRKMEDKIKMLEETQDIKKERAININAMLWDEPLCRPPKKEQLQLPKIPSSEKQVQWSALARIYGSRTNKNYRKQAEQSTQQKRKQNNAKLPQVVTVDKSPKTRAQESTQGNKQSFLPRIPSVDPPAQQSVRTRKYSQRQSNALQD
- the LOC135259619 gene encoding fibrous sheath-interacting protein 2-like isoform X3, translating into MRVMMPSYNCLHDPHLRHYYQKKELKDKLRKGNFITEDNEVICSLKDYNMYEDYLRSLKMVADRSRVEEQMDRMSAFLEAQGKGFISKDVNVSEITDIFLEENEDNLQKLLQTELAWQDRQKKLSEEDFLTELNLLKWRAEDRAWLMMNEKYYRHKQSKDRLLREAQEQRQRKKQALFEQKCANLCRKMEDKIKMLEETQDIKKERAININAMLWDEPLCRPPKKEQLQLPKIPSSEKQVQWSALARIYGSRTNKNYRKQAEQSTQQKRKQNNAKLPQVVTVDKSPKTRAQESTQGNKQSFLPRIPSVDPPAQQSVRTRKYSQRQSNALQD